A window of the Bdellovibrionales bacterium CG10_big_fil_rev_8_21_14_0_10_45_34 genome harbors these coding sequences:
- a CDS encoding DNA repair protein RadA, which translates to MSKSRARSIFVCQNCGAQRPKWEGYCTDCKSWNSFVEEKLQKAAPDQGRGWVRPAVEDSPIALNSAIASAVSHAPCGIGELDRVLGGGFVASSLILLGGEPGIGKSTLVLQTAGALSSMGLKTLYISAEESPQQTALRAERLGIRSDLIEVASQSNLEKILEWASEKQPDLLIIDSIQTIFSPSLEAAPGSVSQVRDCAAQLLRWTKSSKASTWIIGHINKDGHIAGPKVLEHMVDTVLNFEGDPHQNYRILRAIKNRFGAAGEIGVFEMQGIGLVEVSNPSQIFLGESEVAQSGCSAFASMEGARPLVVEIQALSTFSPLNNPRRVSVGIETQRLHMICAVLEKHLRLQLYQRDVFVNVMGGLKISEPAADLAVAVAMLSSEAGKPLASRLCAIGEIGLTGEIRPVNQMEMRVKEALRLGFKALYLPHSSKERLKSALSTADSKKVRWLSSLKELHDIKSKVQKNSSKDDELAFNSP; encoded by the coding sequence ATGTCGAAATCGAGAGCAAGATCCATTTTTGTTTGTCAAAACTGTGGCGCTCAACGTCCGAAGTGGGAGGGCTATTGTACCGACTGCAAATCCTGGAATTCCTTCGTTGAGGAGAAACTTCAGAAAGCAGCGCCCGACCAAGGTCGTGGTTGGGTAAGACCAGCAGTCGAAGATTCTCCCATCGCACTGAATTCCGCTATTGCCAGCGCGGTCAGCCATGCTCCTTGCGGTATTGGCGAGTTAGACCGAGTGCTTGGAGGTGGATTTGTTGCATCAAGTCTCATCTTACTGGGCGGGGAACCAGGGATAGGAAAGAGCACGCTCGTGCTACAAACTGCGGGAGCACTTAGCTCAATGGGTCTCAAAACTCTTTATATCTCTGCAGAAGAAAGTCCGCAGCAGACCGCGTTACGGGCAGAGAGACTCGGCATCAGATCTGATCTCATAGAGGTAGCTTCACAATCAAATTTAGAGAAAATTTTGGAGTGGGCGAGCGAAAAGCAGCCCGATTTACTGATTATTGATTCTATTCAGACCATTTTTAGTCCCAGTCTTGAGGCAGCCCCAGGGTCAGTATCTCAGGTGAGGGATTGCGCAGCACAACTCCTACGTTGGACAAAATCGTCGAAAGCTTCGACTTGGATCATCGGTCACATCAATAAAGACGGACACATTGCCGGGCCGAAGGTTCTTGAGCATATGGTAGATACGGTTTTGAACTTCGAGGGTGATCCTCATCAAAACTACCGAATCCTGCGCGCTATAAAGAATCGCTTTGGTGCCGCCGGCGAAATTGGTGTTTTTGAAATGCAAGGCATTGGCTTGGTAGAAGTGAGCAATCCTTCACAAATATTTTTAGGAGAGTCAGAAGTCGCTCAATCAGGCTGTTCCGCATTTGCCTCTATGGAAGGTGCAAGACCACTTGTTGTTGAGATTCAAGCTCTCTCTACTTTTTCTCCGCTGAACAATCCACGCAGAGTTTCCGTTGGTATCGAGACGCAGCGGCTTCATATGATTTGCGCCGTTTTAGAAAAACATTTGCGTCTGCAGCTTTACCAGCGAGATGTGTTTGTGAACGTGATGGGTGGATTAAAAATTAGTGAGCCTGCCGCCGATCTAGCTGTTGCAGTGGCAATGTTGTCGAGCGAAGCTGGTAAGCCCTTAGCCAGTCGGCTCTGCGCCATTGGAGAGATTGGTCTTACGGGCGAAATAAGACCCGTTAACCAAATGGAGATGAGAGTCAAAGAAGCCTTAAGACTTGGGTTTAAGGCACTTTATCTCCCACACTCCAGCAAAGAACGATTGAAAAGTGCCCTCTCAACCGCTGATAGCAAAAAGGTGCGCTGGCTTTCTTCGCTCAAGGAGCTTCACGACATCAAAAGCAAAGTGCAAAAAAACTCATCCAAAGACGACGAGCTGGCGTTCAACTCTCCTTGA